A window from Camelus bactrianus isolate YW-2024 breed Bactrian camel chromosome 23, ASM4877302v1, whole genome shotgun sequence encodes these proteins:
- the TIMM17A gene encoding mitochondrial import inner membrane translocase subunit Tim17-A, with the protein MEEYAREPCPWRIVDDCGGAFTMGTIGGGIFQALKGFRNSPVGVNHRLRGSLTAVKTRAPQLGGSFAVWGGLFSMIDCSMVQVRGKEDPWNPITSGALTGAILAARNGPVAMAGSAVMGGVLLALIEGAGILLTRFASAQFPSGPVFAEDAAQGPVAQLPPSPFGDHRQYQ; encoded by the exons ATGGAGGAGTACGCGCGCGAGCCCTG TCCCTGGCGAATCGTGGACGACTGCGGTGGAGCCTTTACAATGGGAACCATAGGTGGTGGTATCTTTCAGGCACTCAAAGGCTTTCGCAATTCTCCGGTG GGAGTAAACCACAGACTACGAGGGAGTTTGACAGCTGTTAAAACAAGGGCCCCGCAGCTGGGAG gTAGTTTTGCAGTTTGGGGCGGTCTCTTCTCCATGATTGATTGCAGCATGGTTCAAGTCAGAGGGAAGGAAGACCCCTGGAACCCCATCACCAGTGGTGCCCTGACCGGGGCCATCCTGGCAGCCAGAA ATGGACCAGTGGCCATGGCCGGGTCAGCCGTGATGGGCGGCGTTCTCCTCGCTCTGATCGAAGGAGCCGGCATCCTGTTGACGAGATTTGCCTCTGCGCAGTTCCCCAGTG GTCCTGTCTTTGCTGAAGACGCTGCCCAGGGGCCTGTAGCCCAGCTGCCGCCCTCGCCCTTCGGAGACCACCGGCAGTATCAGTAG